The Pedobacter frigiditerrae genomic sequence ACACCAACTGCCAACAATATTGTCGTTATTCCTTATATCACTACATCTTATTATTCTACGAATTATAATACAAGAGATTTCTTGGAAAAAGATATCAATTGGATTAGATTGAAAGATGTTACCTTAGGTTATACCTTGCCAAAAACACTTTTTACTGGTAGCAAAACCTTTAAAAGTGCTTCTGTTTTTGTTACAGGAACAGATTTATGGTTGTTGACCAATTATTCAGGTGTGGACCCATCTGTTAATGGCTTAAGTGCGGCATCTGGAGGCACTGGTGGTTCTGGTATTGATTTTGGATCATCTGGCCAGCCAAGAAGTTTTAGTTTTGGATTAAGGGTTGGATTTTAATTATGAAAACGATGAAAAAAATATATTTTGTACTAATTGCATTAGCAATTACATTTTCGGGTTGTAAAAAGTATTTCGATATAAATACTGACCCTGCAACACCTCAAAATCCGGAAAGTAAAACATTAACACCACCACTTTTTGCACAAATGGAACGTGGCGTACAATTCGACGCAAGATACCTAGGCGGCTTGATCCAATATTTTGGCGGAGCTGTGAATGTAGGCGAACAACATGGTTGGTTACCAATTAGCGATGCCATGGGTGAAATTTGGCGTACTAATTATTATGGGTTGGGTGCTAACTTAAATTTGATTATAAGTGGTAGTGAAGCTAAACAAGAGTGGAATTATGTGGGTATGGCGCAAGCCCTAAAAGCTTGGGGTTGGCAAATTACCACAGATTATCATGGTGATATTATTTTAAAGCAAGCTTATGAACCAAACCGTTTTGTGTTTGATTATGATCCTCAATCTGATGTATATGCTGAAGTAGTTCGTTTAGCTAATGAATCTATCAAAAATTTCAGTAGAACTGATGGAGCAGGTACAGTTGCAAAATTGGCTGGGCCTGATTTAGTATATCAAGGTGACGCTGCTAAATGGATTAAATTTAATTACGGATTATTGGCGAGAAACGGTAATAACCTAGTTAATAAATCAACTTACGATCCGGCAAAAGTTATCGAATATTGTGATAAATCATTAGCGTCAAATGCCGATAACTTTATTGTGCCTAATAATGGTGCATTATCAGCAGATGCAAACTTTTTTGGACCATTAAGACAAAATATGGGTTCTTATCGCCAAACCAGAATTATTGTTGGTTTGCTGGATGGAAGCTACTTTACAGGTACGCCTGGTTTGGTTGTGGATCCACGTAGAGACAATATGATCACAGCATCTCCTGATGGAGTATTTAGAGGGACATCACCTTATTCAGGTGATCCTGGAACTGTTGCCGCAAAAAATCAAATTGCTAACCTTTGGGGAGTATATGCTGGTGCTAACCCTGGTGCTGGTTTTGGAAAGTATATCTTTAAAGATAAAGCTGGTTTCCCAATCATGACTTCTACTGAAATCCAATTTATCAAGGCTGAAGCAGCGTTAAGAAGTAATAACCCAACGCTTGCTTACACAGCATTCTTAAAAGGTATTTCTGAAAGTATAGATTTTGTAAGTAGTCAAGGCGTGGCAATTACTCCTGCTGCTAAAACTGCATATTTAACAAGTGCTTCCGTGCCACAAAGTGCAGCAGCATTAACACTAAGAGATGTTATGCTACAGAAGTACTTGGCATTGTACGGATATGGTTTTGTTGAAACTTGGAGTGATTTACGTAAATATAATTACATTACAGGTGATGCAAAAGGAAACAATCCATATGTAAATGTGTATTTTTTCCCCACTTCATTTTATGCTGACAATGCAGGTAAACCCGCTCAGCGCTATCGCCCAAGATATAACTCAGAATATATTTGGAATGTAGCTGCCCTCAAAAAAATTGGCGCAGATAAAATCGATTATCATACCGTTCCAATGTGGTTTGCTCAACCTTAACCCTTTAATTGAAAGAAAAATGAAAAAAATATTATATTTTATTGCGGTTTGCACAGTGTTACTGGCAGCTTGCAAAAAAAATGGAATGACTGTTGAAAATACTGAATATGAGAAAGTTGCCCCTGGAGACCCTAAGTATTCTTATCTTAAGTTTTTAAATGTAACTCCTGGTAGTCCAGTTTCAAACTACTATCTAGATGGTGTAAAATTTTCATCAGCACTATCATCTTCAGGGATAGAAAATGCAGGCTATGCGTATAATGGATTGTACCCAGATCTTGGTTATGCAGTCACCTCTCCTGGCAGTCACAAAGTAACGGCAAATATTATACCTACTGCAACTGTAGATAAAGGCTTAGAAGTGTTAAATACCACTATTGCACCTCAAGCAGGTAAATATTATACCATTTTTACTACAGGCCAATACAGCGCAACTAACAAATCCATAGGTCCTATTCTTGTTGTAGAGGATACCAAACCGCCGCTTGATACATCTAAACTCGCAATACGTTTTATAAACCTATATAACGGCGGGCCTAACCTTGATTTTATTAGAAATACGACAGGAGTAAAACTTGCTTCAAATGTAGCATATGGTCAAGTTTCACCTTGGACAGAAATTACAAACCCTGGGCCAGGTGCTGCCCCTACAATTTTATATACATTAAATAATGCGGCTACCAATTTGCCATTGTTATCTAATATTTCAGGCTCGCTTACTAAAGGAAGGGCATATACCATTTATATTCGCGGAGTTTTTGGTAATTCAACTTATCCTCCAGCCTTTGGAACTTATACAACCTTCTATTAAGAAGGAATTAAAATTGAAACCAAGTCATAACCTGACTTGGTTTTTTTTGTATCTTGACATTTTAAATGAAAAAGATATTCCTATTTTTATGTTTGGTATATTTTATCAATAACCTTAAGGCTGCGGTATTTACAGTTACCTCTAATGCAAATGCTGGCTCTGGAACTTTGCGTGAAGCAATTAACTTAGCAAATGGAAATGGGGTAGGGCAAACAGATTATATTTATTTTAGTATACAGGGCAATTCCGTTAATGATTTCACCATTGCTCTGGAAAGTGAACTTCCTATCCTTACTTCCAATATTACAATTGATGCTACAACTCAGCCCATAGCTCCCAGCTTAATTTTGCCAAACCCAAATATCAGAATTTATTTGACACGAGTTGTAACGCCATATTTTTCAGGACTAAGACTGGATAATGCGAAAAATATTGAGATTTATGGTTTATCGTTCAGCAATTTTAAGTCTGATCCACTTGGGGCTGTCGATGAAAAAAAAGCAGGGATATTTCTCTTAAACACCGCTGATGTTATTATTGGGGCTCCAGGCAAACCAAATTGTTTTAACAACAATTATGCAGGTATACTATCTCCATATATTATCCCCAGAACTGATGTGATAAATATTAAGATATCTTCTAATATTTTAGGCATGGGAGAAAATGGTCTTAATGCTCAACCTAATGAAACAGGAATAGATTTGAGCTTTTTAAAAAACAGTGTTATAGGTGGTGACACTCCAGAAGAAGGGAATTTGATCACCTCAAATACAGTAAAGGGTTTAGCCTTAGCTGCCGCAGATGGAAATATTAAAATAACAAATAATTTAATTGGTTTAGATAGAACACTTATCAAAGCCATACCTTCATCTTCCGCAATAGGGATTTATGTTAATGGCCAAGTCTCTATCCCAGTCATATCTAAAAATATAATTTGCGCACAGAAAATAGGATTAGAAATAGATTTCGTGAATGGTGGATTTCTTGTAGCAGGCAATAAAATAGGTACGGGTCCTTTAGGTACAGAGAATTTCGGAAATGAAACAGGTATTCATATTAATTTTTGCAACAAGGGAACTATTGGAGGAAATTCGACAACTGATGGAAATTCAATTGCATACAATAAAACAGGCGTGTTAATCGAAATTACCTATCCAATATCTATGTACAAGAACAGCTTTTATTGCAATGGTGAGGCTATAACCTTTAAAAATTTGCCAGACCCTACGAAGATTGTTAAAGCAAGAATTACCACGATTACACCAAATAAATTAAGTGGTACATTTTTACCCAATGCTACAGTAGAACTTTTTTATACAGGAACTTGTTTAGATTGCCAAGGTAAAACTTGGCTTGGTACTGTCGTTGCGAATGCAAATGGGGTTTGGAGTTATGATGGGGCTATAACTGGTCAAGTTACCAGTATGGGCACTAACTTAGATGGAGCAACCTCATCCTTTTCTAAGCCTGATATTGATGATGCATTCAGGAGGGTTTTGCCAAGTATATGTGGGCAAGCAAATGGAAGTATAACTTTAATGCGTGCTTATGACTATACATCTTTAGCGTGGTATAATACAAATGGAGATTTAGTTGGTACTGATTTAACGCTGACAAATATCCCAGCAGGAAATTATTATTTAAAGGTTGGTCAAAATGGTGGTTGTGACATTGTATCTGCAACCTACAATGTGCCAACAAGTGCCATCATCATTAATGAAACTGCCAAAAAAATAGTAGATGCGAATTGTACTTCTTCAAATGGTAGCATCAAAGGAATAACCGTTTCAAACAATATGTCCAAAACATGGTACAATGCTGCAGGGCAAATAGTAAGTGCAGGAAATGATTTGTTAGACATGCCAATCGGCAACTATTATTTTACGGTAGGCACAGGTAGTTGCTTAGTTAAATCTGCAACCTATGCTATCCAAAATGGAGCAACCACTTACGAGTTAAGAGACTTTGTAATTACTGAATCAAGCTGTGGCCAACCAACAGGAAGCATTAAGGTAACAGGATATAGTGCAACAACTGACTATACATTTAAATGGTTTGATGGTAATGATAATGTGGTAGGAACATCATTAGCTATAAATAATTTGTATAAAGGCAGTTATAAATTAATGGCATACAACATAAATACCTGTTCAAATTTAGTGGGAGAGTTTATAGTCCCAGAAGCAAAGATGCCAGTGATAAATTTTGACTCTATGCAAAAGTTTCTTAGCTGTGACGGTAAATTAGTGAGTACGACTGGTCTGAGTATCGATGGATCTACAAACCCATATACTTTTAAATGGACCGATGAAGATGGTAATGTTGTTTCTGATCAATTGAACTTTAAAGGAATAGCAATAGGAAAATATCAATTAATGGTAACAGATAAGTATGGGTGCATAAGTGGTACTGCGCCTATAGATTTTACGTTAATAAAGAATACTTCCTTAAGTTTTGCCAATTCAATTACGCCAAATGGAGATGGAATAAATGATTTTTGGGATATCAAAGGCTTCCAAAGTTATCCCGATGGTGACTTTAGCATTTATAGTAGAGACGGAAATAGGATATTTTATTCAAGAGGATATTCGAAAGCATTTGATGGGATGTATAATGGCAAGTCGCTGCCTACTGGAGTTTATTATTATATAATAGATCTCAAAACAGATTGTGGTAAAATGAGTGGCAGCTTAACCATTTTAAGATAATAAGACATAACTCTCTAAAAATTTATATTTTTGCAATCAAAGTATACAACTATGGCAAGCTTTACCCTAACCCCAGAATCTTGGGAAAGAGTTAAAATAAAATTTTTAAGAAAATATCGCGATTTAACTTCGGCTAACTTATCGTTTTCTCCTGGACAGGAAGATCAATTGGTACAACAGCTAATGTCTTTAGTTAAAAGAGATCAAGCCTATATAGAATTTACAATCAAAAAAGCATTAGCTGATCCAGCAGGTAATAGGCTCTAGGCCTATTTTATATCAATATTCTTTTTTGTAAGTTTATTGCTAATTTAATGGGTATGAAGAAAATAAAGATTAGTGTCTTATTAATGGTTACTTGTTTTGCAATAATAACAGTTGCATTTAAGGAAGACTTATTCTTAATTTCAAAAAACCTAGATATTTTTGCATCCTTATATAAGGAAATCAACATCAACTATGTTGAGGAAACTAACCCAGGCGATTTAATGAAGACGGGTATTGATGCCATGCTTGAAGGTTTAGACCCTTACACGGAGTACATCCCAGAATCTGAGATAGAAAACTACAAGCTAAATTATGTAAGCACCCAATATGGAGGTATAGGCGCCGGAACTTTATATATTGAAGGCAAGCTTTTTGTAAATGAAGTAAGCGAAGGAAATCCTGCGAATAAGCAAGATATAAAGCCTGGCGACCAGATTGTTAAAATTAATGGCATAGATACACAAGGTAAAGACCGTAACCAAATTAGCCAATTGCTAAGAGGGCCAAAAGGATCGTCTTTAAGTTTGGTTTTGATAAGAGAGGGCGCTGTTTTAAATAAAACGCTGATAAGGGAAGAAATTAAACAGCCAAATGTTTCTTATTCGGGTATGCTAGAAGATCAAATTGGCTACATTAAATTAGACAAATTTCTAGAAAACTCGGGACAAGAGGTAAAAAATG encodes the following:
- a CDS encoding DUF4397 domain-containing protein, with amino-acid sequence MKKILYFIAVCTVLLAACKKNGMTVENTEYEKVAPGDPKYSYLKFLNVTPGSPVSNYYLDGVKFSSALSSSGIENAGYAYNGLYPDLGYAVTSPGSHKVTANIIPTATVDKGLEVLNTTIAPQAGKYYTIFTTGQYSATNKSIGPILVVEDTKPPLDTSKLAIRFINLYNGGPNLDFIRNTTGVKLASNVAYGQVSPWTEITNPGPGAAPTILYTLNNAATNLPLLSNISGSLTKGRAYTIYIRGVFGNSTYPPAFGTYTTFY
- a CDS encoding SusD/RagB family nutrient-binding outer membrane lipoprotein translates to MKKIYFVLIALAITFSGCKKYFDINTDPATPQNPESKTLTPPLFAQMERGVQFDARYLGGLIQYFGGAVNVGEQHGWLPISDAMGEIWRTNYYGLGANLNLIISGSEAKQEWNYVGMAQALKAWGWQITTDYHGDIILKQAYEPNRFVFDYDPQSDVYAEVVRLANESIKNFSRTDGAGTVAKLAGPDLVYQGDAAKWIKFNYGLLARNGNNLVNKSTYDPAKVIEYCDKSLASNADNFIVPNNGALSADANFFGPLRQNMGSYRQTRIIVGLLDGSYFTGTPGLVVDPRRDNMITASPDGVFRGTSPYSGDPGTVAAKNQIANLWGVYAGANPGAGFGKYIFKDKAGFPIMTSTEIQFIKAEAALRSNNPTLAYTAFLKGISESIDFVSSQGVAITPAAKTAYLTSASVPQSAAALTLRDVMLQKYLALYGYGFVETWSDLRKYNYITGDAKGNNPYVNVYFFPTSFYADNAGKPAQRYRPRYNSEYIWNVAALKKIGADKIDYHTVPMWFAQP
- a CDS encoding gliding motility-associated C-terminal domain-containing protein, encoding MKKIFLFLCLVYFINNLKAAVFTVTSNANAGSGTLREAINLANGNGVGQTDYIYFSIQGNSVNDFTIALESELPILTSNITIDATTQPIAPSLILPNPNIRIYLTRVVTPYFSGLRLDNAKNIEIYGLSFSNFKSDPLGAVDEKKAGIFLLNTADVIIGAPGKPNCFNNNYAGILSPYIIPRTDVINIKISSNILGMGENGLNAQPNETGIDLSFLKNSVIGGDTPEEGNLITSNTVKGLALAAADGNIKITNNLIGLDRTLIKAIPSSSAIGIYVNGQVSIPVISKNIICAQKIGLEIDFVNGGFLVAGNKIGTGPLGTENFGNETGIHINFCNKGTIGGNSTTDGNSIAYNKTGVLIEITYPISMYKNSFYCNGEAITFKNLPDPTKIVKARITTITPNKLSGTFLPNATVELFYTGTCLDCQGKTWLGTVVANANGVWSYDGAITGQVTSMGTNLDGATSSFSKPDIDDAFRRVLPSICGQANGSITLMRAYDYTSLAWYNTNGDLVGTDLTLTNIPAGNYYLKVGQNGGCDIVSATYNVPTSAIIINETAKKIVDANCTSSNGSIKGITVSNNMSKTWYNAAGQIVSAGNDLLDMPIGNYYFTVGTGSCLVKSATYAIQNGATTYELRDFVITESSCGQPTGSIKVTGYSATTDYTFKWFDGNDNVVGTSLAINNLYKGSYKLMAYNINTCSNLVGEFIVPEAKMPVINFDSMQKFLSCDGKLVSTTGLSIDGSTNPYTFKWTDEDGNVVSDQLNFKGIAIGKYQLMVTDKYGCISGTAPIDFTLIKNTSLSFANSITPNGDGINDFWDIKGFQSYPDGDFSIYSRDGNRIFYSRGYSKAFDGMYNGKSLPTGVYYYIIDLKTDCGKMSGSLTILR